Sequence from the Qipengyuania gaetbuli genome:
CAGCGGCACCAGCGTCATGCCCTTGCGCTCGACCGCGCCGAACAGCTTCTCGATCTCGCGAGCGTGGAGCAGCAGCTTGCGCGGCCGGCGCGGCTCGTGGTTCAGGCGGTTGCCGTGCGAATATTCGGGGATGTTGGCATTGACCAGCCAGACCTGCCCGTCGCGCACCTCGGCATAGGCTTCCTTGATCGACGCCTCGCCCGCCCGCAGTGCCTTTACCTCGGTTCCCTGCAGGGCAAGCCCTGCCTCGAACGTATCCTCGACATGATAGTCGAACCGCACGCGCCGGTTGTCGGCGACGGTTTTCTGCTTGTCGAAAGTGGCGGGTTTGGGACGAGCCATAGGGTGGGCGCATGTAGGCGAGGCATGCGCGATTGGAAAGGGCACAGGCGCGAATTCACTTGCCAAAGAGCGCCGCCGCGTGGCGAAAGCAGGCAATGCACGCAGGAAATTCAAACGAACCGTTTGCCATTCACGACAAGGTGATCGCTCCGGGGACCAGCGCGACGGTCTCGATCCCGGTCAGCCAGCACGTCACCGGCCTCGATTCCTCGCTGTCGCTCAAGGTATTCAACGGGGCAAAGCGCGGCGCCTGCATTTTCGTGAGCGGAGCGATCCATGGCGACGAGATCATCGGGGCGGCGGTGATCCAGCGACTGATCGAGCAGATCTCGCCCGAAACACTGTCTGGCACGATCATCTTCGCACCCGTGGTCAATATCTACGGCTTCGTCTCGCACAGTCGCTACCTGCCCGACCGGCGCGACCTCAATCGCAGCTTTCCGGGCGCGGAACGAGGCAGCCTGGCAGCGCAATTGGCGCATTGCTTTCTCGAGAACGTGATCGACCGCTGTTCGCTCGGCATCGATATCCACTCGGCCGCAGTGCACCGCTACAACCTGCCGCAGATACGCATTGCCTCGGGCAGCCCCTACCTCTCCGAACTTGCCATGGCTTTCGGCGCGCCGATCATCATCGAAAGCCTCCTGCGCCCTGGTTCGATGCGTGCGCTTGCCGCCGAACGCGAGACCCCCATGCTG
This genomic interval carries:
- the smpB gene encoding SsrA-binding protein SmpB, with protein sequence MARPKPATFDKQKTVADNRRVRFDYHVEDTFEAGLALQGTEVKALRAGEASIKEAYAEVRDGQVWLVNANIPEYSHGNRLNHEPRRPRKLLLHAREIEKLFGAVERKGMTLVPLSIYFNSTGRAKVELALAKGKQSHDKRQTIKDRDWQRDKARLMREKG
- a CDS encoding succinylglutamate desuccinylase/aspartoacylase family protein, encoding MHAGNSNEPFAIHDKVIAPGTSATVSIPVSQHVTGLDSSLSLKVFNGAKRGACIFVSGAIHGDEIIGAAVIQRLIEQISPETLSGTIIFAPVVNIYGFVSHSRYLPDRRDLNRSFPGAERGSLAAQLAHCFLENVIDRCSLGIDIHSAAVHRYNLPQIRIASGSPYLSELAMAFGAPIIIESLLRPGSMRALAAERETPMLLLEAGEALRFDRFAIEVGVAGVLRVLAHIGMIDADDGLEEVEVPLRSSRSTWVRAPRGGISRRACKSGDVVRTGELLAIVGGLFGEDTEDLVSPFDGVVIGHATLPIVNQGDALFHIAEVEGLDHAGQHANSIVEALAVSAPPFPATPLLDEDEVL